aatggagttattcattcatgtttactgtggacaaaataaatagttttattgtattgtattgttttgtattgtagtTGTATGATTTGTGGTGTATAAAAAGATTCAACATTTATCAATAGAAGattaacaaaatgaacataatTATAATGAGTAATATAATTTCATACAACTaagtcaatttaaaataaaaaagtataataaaatctacttgCTAAATGATAAAATTTACTTCATAATTTTATAACAGTGATGTTTCTgtctgaaaaaatgaagtaagagtattaattaaattaatatatatattcatacatttataaagtatatatatatatatttatacgaTATATATAGGGGACGCTATAGTAACAATATAACAAGGAATTTcccgaaaccagaatatgatcagggtgacttttgaacactggaaatgaaTCATGTACTCATCCCGGCAGCAGCCctgtggcactcaaaatttccctggagtTTTCTagttattattacttttattatatttgtttgaaaaatgCTTTAGCGTTGCATTAATTTCCAACTCAGCACTTCTCCATTGTTCATGATCATTGCAGGATCACAGAAGTATTTAGTCCATTAATCACAGTGACCTCTGCTCCTTCACATTGTGACCATTGGTTtctcaatttaaaaatatgtttcatttgctgttgataatgttaaatattatagtTTTCTTTAAGACTGAGTTTGAGTGACAACTAAGAAAACTTAGAAGCAACATGAATCTTCaccaaatatttattataaactatTAATGGTTTAAAACTAGAATAAACATTTCAACTTCTTCTGATGTTTATTCTGATTAGACTGAATGCAGtttttcatatgtgtgtgttcacattatGATAAAATGATTGTAAATTACATCTGTACTAGAAAAGGTGGAGAAACTTTAACTGTGATggttcaataaatcaatcacagctgtcagaaaaactaaaaactgatttaaatgtaAGTTACAAGAAGATAAATACTgaaaattaatgtaaatataaaagaaattaGGTCAAATTAACAATAACATCCTGTTGTTTTACCTTCAtcatgactgaacaaaacatCTTCACATCCAAACTTGACcaactttaaagtttaaaaccattttccaatttttttagGTCTGTGTTAGAAATCCTCTTTACTGACtgaatgtacaaataaaatctCAGTTAGTTAAAAGCAACAAGTGATagaaagctctgctcatttctctgtgatgaagctgttttaatgattaaCCTGAAAGATCAGAGACTGACTGACAAACATGAACTTTGCactttgtggtgtttcaggaggaaaaactgCCTCAAATAAAATCTTAtattagtttcacattttctccacaagctttgaatgaaatcctgaaatgaagacagaagaaaatattgaattattatactttatttattgtgtaaagCTTCAgtttgttcacacatccaatcagtaaagtctGTTAAATGACTCTTgttcaatgatttcatgttcagattcaTTTCAACCAGACAATCAATcacagaatgtcagctatgtacaagaactTAATAAATGATCTacttattgattattatcatgataatTATAGTTTTATAACACTTAATAACACCTGATTTGTGTGTGATATCGGACAAAATGCATAACTATGAATGTAAATGcaacaatacatttctttacTGATTTACAAAGTCATGAGAGCAAAATATGTTTGATAAAGGAAGGTCTGATTTTTCTCTGTTAAGACCGATGAGATGGAAAAGAAACAAGAGCACAAAGTTTCAGTTTCCATGTTGAGAAATGCgagtttgtgtttatatatatgaagAAAATCATGATGAGCAGTGATAGCCTCTCTGCTGAAACACACAAGCAAGAAAGAGCATCACATAAAGAAactcaaatatttacataacataacaacaGATGAGAAGATGTTAAAGTTGTCCATCAAacttgattgacagctgatctCTGTGCAGCACAGAAACACCTCAGCAAAGAGCTCTCAGCAACAATGACAGAGACACAATAACTGACTGTCCCTCAAATGACTTCTGACTATTTgagtttacacaactcagctgtgtctCCCCAATTATAACAAGGCGAAactccagcatagagaggctgagtgaatgtggtctggactctgtggaggagagtcatggtttcagagacgctgtagaaggacagaatacctgcgctgtgatccaggtacactcctagtctggaggaaccaggacctgagacgggagttttaatgttgttgaaccAGAATTCATAACTGTTATTGTACCAATATAAAGCCCAAGATTTGTCATTGAGTCCAAATCCACATTGATTCGTagctcctgctctgctgatattcttgtatgcgactgctatACGAACTGCTGTCCcgctccactccacctcccagtaacaacgtccagtcagactctctctactcaggacctgataCCATCCAGTGAATCTATCTGGatgactagaataagactgttgtttatttgttagttttgcttttctgttcccatcagataataacacctgtgtgtttgctgtgtttggatccagagtgatttcatgtgaatatcttaagaactcagctctggtcttgggctctgATTTTGtttctgacagtaaaacgtccacttcagtaactatcagtgagatgtttgtccatttgtccctcaggatgtcctgtagtttatctctgagctctgacacagctgctgtcacatcctcaaagtatctcagaggacagatattgatgctggatgagtctgtaggttcactgagttgtgacactgaggggtagttgtgtagaaactggttgtgatcctctgtgtgtgagagctgcttcagttcagcgtctttcctcttcagctcagtgatctcctgctgcagcttctcctgaagctctttgactcgactcacttcagtttcctgttgggatctgatctgctgcttcacatcagagcttcttttctgcaggagacggatcagctcagtgaagatcttctcactgtcctccactgctttatcagcagagagactgacggcctccacctcctgttgaagcagctccacatctttctctctgtcctggattctctgctggatgtttagtcgactcacctcgagctctctctgcctctcagtcctttctgctgcagctgtgactgtgtcgtggcctttatgttcatccacagagcagagataacagattATCTGCTGATCAGTACGacagaacatcttcatcacctcatcatgacgagagcagatgttctcctggagcttctcgGAGGGGTcgaccagcttgtgttttttaaattgaccaACAGTGTAatgaggctggaggtgattctcacagtaagagatcAGACACTGCaaacaggacttgaaggctttcagcttcctcccagtacagacatcacaggccacatcttcaggtccagcatagcagagatcagcagcagcagcttggagtccagtcttcttcagctcctccactaaatctgctaacatggtgtttttcacCAGGACAGGTCTCGGTGTGaaggtctgtctgcactgaggacAGCTATAGATTTCCTTCTTATCCTCTTCATCCCAGAAGTTGTTAATACAGCTcatgcagtagctgtgtccacagggaatagtcaccggatccttcagtagatccaaacAGATGGAACAGCAGAATTTAGCTCCGTCCAGCTGAGCTCCTTGCTGCGCCATTTCACCTCTCAGTAACAATGACTGTCTGAGTTTCACTTCCTGAGAAGTGAAACTAGTTTGATATCAGATCTAAACAGCATGTGCTGCTTCAGTAAATGTAGGCTGGCAGCTCaccacatgttggttacacccatcttcAAACTGTAGATCTGAAGGGGAGGGAACAAGGAAATAtgtggaccaatcagagcttgttgtgtttgagagcaggaagaagagggaggagttaTCAAGCGTTGATTCATTCCAGGAAGAGGAGCGGTCTGAGAGAGATACTGAGTGTTTAACCCTTTTTATACAATGAAGCTCATAtcttatttaaaaacactgctCACCTGCTTTCTGGTGGCAAAGTAATGTTGGGAATTTGAGAGAGATCTGAATAATTAAAACTAATGAATCTATTGTCTACAgtgatatgtatatataatctATAGATTCTTGATCATTTGTTAATGATGAACAACAGGAATTCATGGAACATCCTGCATTTAATCATCATGCATTAACTGTGATTTACTTAAATATGTGTTATGTACCCTTAATAGAaatgttactgtatattttatgtgtcaccaatacatttattgtttgtttcccTAAAACGTCACATCCTGTGCAGCAGGAAAGAACCAACAATAACTTTCATTAACTGGATAATAGTTTGATTATTGTTGTTACAGCTTCTTTCTGAATCTTTTACACATTCTTAatataaatgatacattttatatatatatatatatatgtatatatatatatatatatatatgtatatgtattagggccgggactcgattaaaaaaattaatctaattaattagaggctttataattaattaatcgaaattaatcgtATTTTAaccgcatataaatatttgacctgagaacagtgagaagtaatttttttcacatggatttttagtatcattgaataatgactgaatacataagcttaagcaacacaaatattgtttatttttgttcaagtccaacagaccagtgcaatttttgccattaagtgtagcaatagcatatttagaaatatagtacatttcagaaattagctagctaccacactagcttccatgctagctgctatatgttttgcattgaggtgatatttgaggctcgatgtgctgcggtgatatgtgaattccttgttgcatagcttgcacacaaccatgctcttatccacactcccatccacggggccaaccaaagcggtctcatcagctactttgttcatgttcactgtggtttgttgttgtctgaactacgcgTGTTAGAAAGCCCACATTGTTTTGAGTGATATTTACCTGTTTATAGTCTGTTTGCATTGTAGGTTTCATTTGTCCTACGTTCTTGAATGCAGCTGAGTTTTACCGACGTTCTAGAACGcaccacacctgtgcaattcTCCTTCTCCATGCGCTAGAGAGCTGACGTTTTTTCCCTTGCCTTTTTGCATCTTGCATCCTTATTGCCctgatttcctgctgtgtgtgaatgtataaggACCACAGCTGTAATAAAGCAGATAACTCCGTACATCTGCTGTGTTCTTTAATCGGGACACACTCACCATACCTTGCCACTCTTAACCAGTTAACTTCCTGGAGACCCCCACTACCTCCTTTTtaacgctagttggtgctccagtataatcggtccgcctgaaactcatccagtgagaaacgttccgcggtgcaaaaataagtgtgattaaaatgcgtccATTTTTTAAACGcggtaattattgtgtaattaattaatcttaattaacgcgttaaagtcccggccctaatatgtatatatatatatatatacatatatgtgttaTAGCCTGcaattattcatgtattttataactttgtaCTTTTAGCTGAGtggttttatttcttgttgttttgtatttaatgttctTGTGTTCCTCTGCTCTGTGAAGTATTTTGTAACAACTGGTTTGAAAGATGCTATACAGATAAAGttattattagtgccacgggtgtgCAGCTCCGAGGCATCTCTTAATCTTCTCCATACTTATTATTCTTCCGCAAAATGTCTGCGCGTAACTCGTCccgcagctttgagaaaaccccgacaatatatacatcaaaacgtgcggctcgattgGGAAAGAGGTGCTATGACTTTTGGTGTTGAAATCCTAATTTTTCCTAAAATTATTCTCAAAAAACCAGACATAATtctttttacataacatgtaaacttttcaaactatgagcagtcaaacgaggagtggaaatcactttttcttcaaagttagagtggaagcgtcagttagcttgagtgcgagaaccagtaaaaaataaccttaatttttatttttaactcgagctcacagccaaaccgtgaaaaggagacaaatcattttttgtcaaaatgtaggcataggtgttgggattcataaaatgtgacattgacaggcggggtcaGCACAAAATTTAAATAGTGGGGctgagaccggcggcaatacctgtctcgctccccattgaccctaatgtaatcgtcaTTTTTCCCCCgcaaagaatctcactctgtcttcgcactgagcttactcACTCATTTTAAGgtatatctgaataaaataaacactgtcagaatctgccggcttctgtgtctctcacggtgttttcggtttttggacaggagttacggttttctcacactttgcaattgttcgggaccttgtcagaagccaaattctgggggcattttgagaatttccaAGCAGAATCtcacatcgccgtagcaaccgtagggcCTTAGCTgtccttagcaacctgttgctgggcagaaactgagctactattttgtgattggctaattcctgtctgtgtgttttgccagttaactgagctaattcatttgaatggagttattcattcatgtttactgtggacaaaataaatagttttattgtattgtattgttttgtattgtagtTGTATGATTTGTGGTGTATAAAAAGATTCAACATTTATCAATAGAAGattaacaaaatgaacataatTATAATGAGTAATATAATTTCATACAACTaagtcaatttaaaataaaaaagtataataaaatctacttgCTAAATGATAAAATTTACTTCATAATTTTATAACAGTGATGTTTCTgtctgaaaaaatgaagtaagagtattaattaaattaatatatatattcatacatttataaagtatatatatatatatttatacgaTATATATAGGGGACGCTATAGTAACAATATAACAAGGAATTTcccgaaaccagaatatgatcagggtgacttttgaacactggaaataaatcatgtactcatcCCGGCACCAGCCctgtggcactcaaaatttccctggagtTTTCTagttattattacttttattatatttgtttgaaaaatgCTTTAGCGTTGCATTAATTTCCAACTCAGCACTTGTCCATTGTTCATGATCATTGCAGGATCACAGAAGTATTTATTCCATTAATCACAGTGACCTCTGCTCCTTCACATTGTGACCATTGGTTTCTCAATGTAGAAATGTATAACTGCTTCATTTATATGGATCAATCACTTATTATTGTGCAATATTAATCTTAAATTGAGTAATGATAATTTTGTAATGTGAACACAGTTAAATTGggtataaaaataatgaatgaaaccACATGATTACGTACTAAACATTCATTAAGTGTTGCTATGTTGTAAATGTAGCTTAAAGACTGTTAAGTTATTCCTTAACATGTAGATGTTTGTGTCAGACTAcaagtttgttgtttgtttaaagcTTCTCTATAACATCTGTAGTCTGTGAGAACAGGTGATGATCTGCTTCATAAACCAGATATCAGTCCACATGAAGATGGAAGAGAAAAGTTTACAATCTACACATTTTGTTCACATGAGACTTCAGATTGTAAATACAACTTTGTAATGTGAGATTTGAGACTTCAGACTTGTTAAAATCAATTTGACCGACATGGAAATAATTGAAACCAGATGAAATgaaggattttatttattttataatttaatgattTCATGACTGGGCCTGATAGagtttaaatatgtttcatttcttgttgttaatgttaaatattatagtTTTCTTTAAGACTGAGTTTGAGTGACAACTAAGAAAACTTAGAAGCAACATGAATCTTCaccaaacatttattataaactATTAATGGTTTAAAACTAGAATAAACATTTCAAGTTCTTCTGATGTTTATTCTGATTAGACTGAATGCAGgttttcatatgtgtgtgttcacattatGATAAAATGATTGTAAATGACATCTGTACTAGAAAAGGTGGAGAAACTTTAACTGTGATggttcaataaatcaatcacagctgtcagaaacactaaaaactgttttaaatgtaagtTACAAGAAGATAAATACTGAAaattaatgtaaacataactgaAATTACCTCAAATTCATAATAACATGCTGTTGTTTTACCTTCAtcatgactgaacaaaacatCTTCACATCCAAACTTGACcaaatttaatgtttaaaactaTTTTCCCGTTTTTTTTAGGCCTGTGTTAGAAATCCTCTTTATTGActgaatatacaaataaaatctcaGTTAGTTAAAAGCAACAAGTGATagaaagctctgctcatttctctgtgatgaagctgttttaatgattaaagCTGAAAGTTCAGAGACTGACTGACAAACATGAACTTTGCactttgtggtgtttcaggaggaaaaactgCCTCAAATAAAATCTCAtattagtttcacattttctccacaagctttgaatgagatcctgaaatgaagacagaagaaaatattgaattattatactttatttattgtgtaaagCTTCAgtttgttcacacatccaatcagtaaagtctGTTAAATGACTCTTgttcaatgatttcatgttcagattcaTTTCAACCAGACAATCAATcacagaatgtcagctatgtacaagaactTAATAAATGATCTacttattgattattatcatgataatTATAGTTTTATAACACTTAATAACACCTGATTTGTGTGTGATATTGGACAAAATGCATAACTATGAATGTAAATGcaacaatacatttctttacTGATTCAAAAAGTCATGAGAGCAAAATATGTTTGATAAAGGAAGGTCTGATTTTTCTCTGTTAAGACCGATGAGATGGAAAAGAAACAAGAGCACAAAGTTTCAGTTTCCATGTTGAGAAATGcaagtttgtgtttatatatatgaagAAAATCATGATGAGCAGTGATAGCCTCTCTGCTGAAACACACAAGCAAGAAAGAGCATCACATAAAGAAACTCGACAGAGACAAAATAACTGACTGTCCCTCAAATGACTTCTGACTATTTgagtttacacaactcagctgtgtctCCATATCTATAACCAAGCCAAactccagcatagagaggctgagtgaatgtggtctggactctgtggaggagagtcatggtttcagagacgctgtagaaggacagaatacctgctctgtgatccaggtacactcctaGTCTGGAGGAACGAGGACCTGAGACAGGAGTTTTAATGCTGTTGAACCAGAATTCATAACTGTTATTGTTCCAATATAAAGCCCAAGATTTGTCATTGAATCCAAATATACAATCATTTGagcctcctgctctgctgatattcttgtatgcgactgctacaaAAACTCCTGTCCcgctccactccacctcccagtaacaacgtccagtcagactctctctactcaggacctgacgATGACCAGTGAATCTGTCTGGatgactagaataagactgaTGTTGATTTGTTacttctgcttttctgttcccatcagataataacagccGTGTGTTTGcggtgtttggatccagagtgatttcatgTGAATATCTTAAGAAcccagctctggtcttgggctctgATTTTGAATCtgacagtaaaacgtccacttcagtgactgtcagtgagatgtttgtccattcctccttcaggatgtcctgtagtttatctctgagctttgacacagctgctgtcacatcctcaaagtatctcagaggacggatattgatgctggatgagtctgtaggttcactgagttgtgacactgaggggtagttgtgtagaaactggttgtgatcctctgtgtgtgagagctgcttcagtttagcgtctttcctcttcagctcagtgatctcctgctgcagcttctcctgaagctctttgactcgactcacttcagtttcctgctggaatctgatctgctgcttcacatcagagcttcttttctggaggagacggatcagctcaatgaagatcttctcactgtccttcactgctttatcagcagagagactgacggccaccacctcctgttgaagcagcttcacatctttctctctgtcctggattctctgctggatgtttagtcgactcacgtcgagttctctctgcctctcagttcTTTCTGCTGTAGCTgtgactgtgtcgtggcctttatgatcctccatagtacacagataacagatacactTCTTATCAgtacggcagaatatcttcatcacctcatcatgacgagagcagatgttctcctggagcttcttggaGGGATcgaccagcttgtgtttctttaatggagCTACATCATAGTGACGTTCAAGGTGTTTCTCACAATAAGAagccagacacaccagacaggacttgaaggctttcagcttcctcccagtgcagacatcacaggccacatcttcaggtccagaaTAGCAgagatcagcagcagcaacttggagtccagtcttcttcagctcctccactatatctgctaacatggtgttttttaccaggacaggcctcggtgtgaaggtctgtctgcactgaggacAGCTGTAGATTTCCTTCTTATCCTCTTCATCCCAGAAGTTGTTAATACATCTcatgcagtagctgtgtccacagggaatagtcaccggatccttcagtagatccaaacAGATCGAACAGCAGAATTTAGCTCCGTCCAGCTGAGCTCCTTGCTGCGCCATTTCACCTCTCAGTAACAATGACTGTCTGAGTTTCTTTTCCTGAGAAGTGAAACTAGTTTGATATCTAATCTAAACAGCATGTGCTGCTTCAGTAAATGTAGGCTGGCAGCTCaccacatgttggttacacccatcttcAAACTGTAGATCTTAAGGGGAGGGAACAAGGAAATATGTGGACAGACCagagcttgttgtgtttgaaagcaggaagaagagggaggagttaTCAAGCGTTGATTCATTCCAGGAAGAGGAGCGGTCTGAGAGAGATACTGAGTGTTTAACCCTTTTTATACAATGAAGCTCATAtcttatttaaaaacactgctCACCTGCTTTCTGGTGGCAAAGTAATGTTGGGAATTCGAGAGTGATCTAAAGAATTAACATTAAtgagactgtatatataattgacgtaacatccgtgacgtcacccattggtttgtggactgctgctcggaggccaatagtatcggatctgagcagcgccatcttgaaaatttcaggtgcatgctgggaaaaataaaaacaggaattctacttatatgggcatcaggaggagcatgaggcgccctcctgaacctgtgaacaaatcaacctgtcaatcaccacgtagccacgccctaatgcataccctgctttatcgtcacatataaaatcagggaagccaaaatgtcccaaatgaacatcatactgcattgaagaaggctttaaactagcgattgagaccataaacacattttgaaaacgtttactgaggttagaaatcaagtgagaagttggtgaattctccattggcttgaatagagacggaagtccttttgacaccaaaacggtcgccccttCGTGGCCTTTTGattgaatgcagttttaagttacttctgcgttggcatcatttcagaggaccagaattCCCTGCCGGGTTCATATGCTACGCAAAactttttgtaatatttgtttttaatggggctatacaaatatttattttttatttatttatttatttattttaatgcttaACAGTGGAATACATTTCCAACTCAGCACTTCTCCATTGTTCATGATCATTGCAGCATCACAGAAGTATTTATTCCATtaatcacagtgacatcagaaTAAATATCAGCCTATACAACAGTCTGTTGCTGCAGAGCTGGTTGATTTTTGTTTAAAGACATTTGTTCATCTTGGCGTTTCACATAAAGCTTCACAGAAACTTCCTGTAGCTGTAACAGATTCAGGTTCACAGATAAAAAGACAGTCAGAAAACTACTTTAGTCAGCTTTCATTTAAAGGCAGCCATCCAAGCCCTAAACCTCCTGACAGTCCGGCATCTGAGGAAACCGGTTCAGCTCGTCTGATCCGTCCCAACACGTCTTTACAACACAGATCAGACGACACTTAGCCcgacataaacacacagcactCACAGCACGGCTGATACTCAGTCAGATCTAAGATAAGATACGATAAAATgaactttattgatccatgaAGAGAAAGCGGGTCAATGCAGCagacatgaaggaaagaaatggtGCCATAAAGTAAAAATAGCGATAGGATAGTAAATCTCTCTACTTTTAGATGCCACTGCTCATGTGCAGAAACACAGTTAGCCTGTCGTGCTACCTCTTGACTGAAATGGTTGGATAAATCTGGGCAAAGTCCCAGCAGAGtggtccctttttaaaaaatgttatgatgTGTGTAAAGAAAGCTCAACACGCTGCAACTTAAGAAAAATACGACTGAATTGGTTTTGTTGGAGTGACCTGCAGACAGACTGACgctaaaactaaaaaacatcattaaacagaATAAAAGCTCAGTCAGCCAATCTGTCAGTTTACCGTCACTCCTCCAACATGCTGATATGAGCCGCCTCTATTATTAGTTTAACTCGTACGCAGCAGGAAGTTCACGTCTGCTCATAAAAacaaatttcacatttcaaattaaaggtcctctgtgtgtgtgtgtgtgtgtgtgtgttgtgtgtgttttttcttttctttaaaaagcagcagtgCAGAGCAGATCATAGATTCATTCTTTTCTAATCAAAACCCACTCAGCGTGTCTGtagtttctctctgtgttcctCAGACACAGACGTACTGCTGTTGTTGCTAAGCAACCATTACAACCCATGAAAATATAATGAAGAAAAGTGCAAAGACGCTGTAATATCTCTGCCTCCTGCAACAAGGACGATTGAAAATAACTTGTATTTTACTGACTCTGAAGCCACAAGTTCAGGGTTTTTGAATGAATACTTAAACACTTATAAACAACCAGCAACGTTCAAACAGTCAGGTGAGCATCGTAGTCTGATGGATCCACATTTATGATACTGGAAGTATAACTGGAGGCATCACTGGGGCCTGTTACAGAAAGCAGGAAACACACTGTGAATTTAATCACATCCAGAGCGACGTCTTTGTATTTTAAAGTGGAGCTATTCGTTTTGAGCTGCAGATGGAAACATGCTAACACCAACACATCAGCATATTTTGGAGCCAATATGACAAcagaatagaaaaataatagGAGAGGAAGACCATATAAAAGCTCAATTAATGGGTGATTGTAATGTCAGCTACAGGTGAGTGCTGCTGTTCTCTTTCAGCCTGTTTTAGCCTAAATGTTCTTAACAAATTGGCTCCATTAAAAGTGCTGAATCAGCTATTAGCAGTAGCTGTTCATCATGTAGTTTATGATGTACAGACAACTATCACTGGATTCATTTGATagtaaaacaacttttttttctctggttttaagtggatttatggAGGTTTATTGG
This genomic interval from Scomber scombrus chromosome 11, fScoSco1.1, whole genome shotgun sequence contains the following:
- the LOC133991139 gene encoding tripartite motif-containing protein 16-like, encoding MAQQGAQLDGAKFCCSICLDLLKDPVTIPCGHSYCMRCINNFWDEEDKKEIYSCPQCRQTFTPRPVLVKNTMLADIVEELKKTGLQVAAADLCYSGPEDVACDVCTGRKLKAFKSCLVCLASYCEKHLERHYDVAPLKKHKLVDPSKKLQENICSRHDEVMKIFCRTDKKCICYLCTMEDHKGHDTVTATAERTERQRELDVSRLNIQQRIQDREKDVKLLQQEVVAVSLSADKAVKDSEKIFIELIRLLQKRSSDVKQQIRFQQETEVSRVKELQEKLQQEITELKRKDAKLKQLSHTEDHNQFLHNYPSVSQLSEPTDSSSINIRPLRYFEDVTAAVSKLRDKLQDILKEEWTNISLTVTEVDVLLSDSKSEPKTRAGFLRYSHEITLDPNTANTRLLLSDGNRKAEVTNQHQSYSSHPDRFTGHRQVLSRESLTGRCYWEVEWSGTGVFVAVAYKNISRAGGSNDCIFGFNDKSWALYWNNNSYEFWFNSIKTPVSGPRSSRLGVYLDHRAGILSFYSVSETMTLLHRVQTTFTQPLYAGVWLGYRYGDTAELCKLK